In Acidobacteriota bacterium, one DNA window encodes the following:
- a CDS encoding NADH-quinone oxidoreductase subunit N yields the protein MIAVSYAALLHLLLPEVIVLVTALLVLGVDLLISRTAQTHTPRTAGAVISGLGCIGAIAQIVCAPQQANIFDGTLVIGPETQLVQIALLVLTVFIVALSVDSSFTSHVGEYFAVTLFATVGMMFLVSSQNVLLIFLSLELLSLSLYVLAAFNKRSAHSAEAALKYFLFGGTSAAFLLFGLSLLYGLSNSTNLVQIAHAMKSTHLDPLLAVAIVMIVLGFGFKVAAVPFHFWAPDVYEGAPANSAALIASTAKVAGFVIFYQVMTVGFAGAEGSADWRRYASGWVPVVAVVAALSMVLGNLVAIMQTSVRRLLAYSAIAQAGYILLALVSHTELSFGALLYYAVTYALTVIGAFGVVSIVEERAGGEKLSDFAGLSRRAPVLSFCMLIFLLSLGGIPPLAGFFGKFFLFASTLSAGQHTLGLLWLVVLAIAMSTVSLYYYLQVLKRIYIAEPPSGAVSLQVPIVSQLALCAIALIILLLGCAPNLFLEWLH from the coding sequence ATGATCGCAGTCTCCTATGCCGCGCTCCTTCATCTCCTCCTGCCTGAGGTGATTGTGCTTGTCACGGCACTACTCGTGCTCGGCGTAGATCTCCTGATCTCCCGAACCGCTCAGACGCATACCCCGCGTACTGCGGGAGCCGTCATCTCCGGGCTCGGCTGCATTGGCGCAATCGCCCAGATCGTGTGCGCTCCACAACAGGCCAACATCTTTGATGGAACTCTCGTCATTGGACCGGAGACACAGCTGGTTCAGATCGCCCTGCTCGTCCTGACAGTATTTATCGTGGCCCTTTCGGTTGACTCTTCTTTTACGTCGCACGTTGGCGAATACTTTGCTGTCACCCTCTTTGCAACCGTAGGCATGATGTTCCTCGTAAGCTCGCAGAATGTCCTGCTCATCTTTCTCTCGCTGGAGCTGTTGAGCCTCTCTCTGTACGTTCTGGCAGCATTCAACAAGCGCAGCGCGCATTCAGCAGAAGCCGCATTGAAGTATTTTCTCTTCGGTGGAACGTCGGCCGCATTCCTGTTGTTTGGGCTGAGCCTTCTCTACGGCCTGTCCAACTCAACCAATCTCGTGCAAATTGCGCACGCAATGAAAAGCACGCACCTGGACCCGCTGCTGGCGGTGGCAATCGTCATGATCGTCCTCGGGTTTGGCTTCAAGGTCGCGGCAGTCCCATTTCATTTCTGGGCGCCAGACGTCTACGAAGGAGCGCCCGCCAACAGCGCGGCCCTGATCGCCTCCACCGCAAAGGTCGCGGGCTTCGTCATCTTCTACCAGGTGATGACCGTCGGCTTCGCGGGAGCAGAGGGCAGCGCCGACTGGAGACGCTACGCTTCAGGCTGGGTCCCAGTTGTCGCAGTCGTTGCAGCTTTGTCGATGGTCCTGGGAAATCTCGTCGCCATCATGCAGACCAGCGTCCGCAGGCTGCTTGCCTACTCGGCAATCGCGCAGGCAGGATACATCCTGCTGGCGCTCGTATCGCACACCGAACTGAGCTTCGGCGCGCTGCTCTACTACGCGGTCACCTATGCGCTGACCGTGATTGGCGCCTTTGGTGTCGTCTCAATTGTCGAAGAACGGGCTGGCGGTGAAAAGCTCTCCGACTTTGCCGGGCTCAGCCGCCGTGCACCCGTGCTCTCCTTCTGCATGCTGATCTTTCTGCTCTCGCTCGGAGGAATTCCGCCCCTGGCGGGGTTCTTCGGCAAATTCTTTCTCTTCGCTTCAACGCTGTCCGCGGGGCAACATACGCTCGGCCTGCTCTGGCTGGTGGTTCTGGCCATCGCCATGAGCACAGTATCTCTCTACTACTACCTGCAAGTGTTGAAGCGCATCTATATCGCGGAGCCGCCTTCCGGGGCCGTTTCGCTACAAGTGCCGATCGTAAGCCAGCTTGCTCTTTGCGCCATTGCGCTGATCATTCTGCTGCTGGGCTGCGCGCCAAACCTTTTTTTAGAATGGCTGCATTAA
- a CDS encoding NADH-quinone oxidoreductase subunit M: MLAWTIYISFLGALALVLLRLPARVSRGIALLAAIAGFAVTLAQLLRHADGVMTTIVHRSWIPSLGIEYHLAADGISLVLVLLTGIVAIAGVLFSWNIEHRANEFFALYLALIGGVYGVFLSADIFLLFVFYEIAIIPKYFLIAIWGSTQREYAAMKLALYSLVGSAMVLVVLVAAYVVAGARTMDLLALSQFPFSPHFQMWAFPLMFVGFGILAGLWPFHTWAPTGHVAAPTAASMLLAGVVMKLGAYGCLRVAMTLFPHGLDPWGFTLLGLASWRDVFSLLAVIGIVYGALVALVQQDFKFVIGYSSVSHMGFVLLGLMTLSRIGLTGAVLQMFSHGVLAGLLFAIVGRMVYDRTHTRDLDALSRMHLNKAIPFATAAFVLAAIASIGMPGFSGFVAELQVLVGAWSAFPIYVVGAGIGIAISVAYTWRAMQKAFFSDAAPESTVQPLPPISMPERLGAVLLIVASVTIGLYPQLLLKLIIPALNSPLFDGLRKGHWQ; encoded by the coding sequence AGACGGAGTCATGACGACGATCGTTCATCGATCGTGGATTCCGTCGCTCGGCATCGAGTACCATCTTGCCGCCGATGGCATCAGCCTCGTGTTGGTCCTGCTCACTGGAATCGTCGCCATCGCCGGCGTCCTCTTCTCCTGGAACATCGAGCACCGCGCAAACGAGTTCTTCGCGCTCTATCTCGCGCTGATCGGAGGCGTGTACGGCGTCTTCCTCAGCGCCGACATATTTCTGCTCTTTGTCTTCTACGAGATCGCCATCATCCCAAAGTATTTCCTCATCGCCATCTGGGGCTCCACGCAGCGCGAATACGCTGCCATGAAGCTTGCCCTCTACTCGCTGGTGGGCAGCGCCATGGTGCTCGTTGTGCTGGTCGCGGCATACGTTGTCGCGGGCGCAAGGACGATGGACCTTCTTGCACTGTCGCAATTTCCATTCTCTCCTCACTTTCAAATGTGGGCGTTTCCGCTCATGTTTGTCGGCTTCGGCATTCTTGCCGGCCTCTGGCCCTTCCATACATGGGCACCTACAGGCCATGTCGCCGCGCCCACAGCAGCCTCCATGCTGCTTGCCGGAGTCGTGATGAAGCTCGGCGCATACGGCTGCTTGCGCGTGGCCATGACCCTGTTTCCTCACGGACTCGATCCGTGGGGATTCACTTTGCTGGGCCTCGCTTCGTGGCGCGATGTCTTCAGCCTGCTTGCGGTAATCGGCATCGTCTACGGCGCATTGGTCGCGCTTGTACAGCAGGACTTCAAATTCGTCATCGGCTACTCCAGTGTCAGCCACATGGGCTTTGTGCTGTTAGGCCTCATGACCCTGAGCCGCATCGGTCTCACCGGAGCGGTATTGCAGATGTTCTCTCATGGCGTCCTGGCGGGCCTGCTGTTCGCCATCGTCGGACGCATGGTCTACGACCGTACACACACTCGCGATCTGGACGCGCTCAGCAGGATGCACCTCAATAAAGCCATTCCCTTCGCAACGGCCGCATTCGTTCTTGCTGCAATCGCTTCCATTGGAATGCCCGGTTTCAGCGGCTTCGTAGCTGAACTCCAGGTTCTCGTCGGAGCCTGGAGCGCATTTCCCATCTATGTCGTTGGCGCAGGCATCGGAATTGCAATCTCCGTTGCCTACACATGGCGCGCCATGCAGAAAGCCTTCTTCTCCGACGCCGCCCCAGAGAGTACAGTGCAGCCGCTTCCTCCCATTTCAATGCCTGAACGCCTCGGGGCTGTCCTGTTGATTGTCGCCAGCGTGACGATCGGACTCTATCCGCAACTGCTCTTGAAGCTGATCATTCCAGCCCTGAACTCGCCGCTGTTTGATGGCCTGCGGAAAGGACACTGGCAATGA